The Desmonostoc muscorum LEGE 12446 genome includes a region encoding these proteins:
- a CDS encoding type II toxin-antitoxin system RelE/ParE family toxin, with product MKNLVWSPTFVRAFKRVVKKNPELRSQIEQLLQQIAEDPFQPSLRSHKLKGDSSGRYSSSIDYHNRILFKFVTNPESAEEEILLLTLGSHDDVY from the coding sequence GTGAAAAATTTAGTTTGGAGTCCGACTTTTGTTCGTGCTTTTAAGCGTGTAGTTAAGAAAAATCCTGAATTACGTTCTCAAATTGAGCAACTATTACAACAAATCGCTGAAGATCCTTTTCAACCCAGTTTACGTAGTCACAAGCTAAAAGGTGATTCATCCGGTAGATACTCATCTTCAATTGATTATCACAATCGGATTTTATTTAAATTTGTTACAAATCCTGAATCAGCAGAGGAAGAAATTTTGTTGCTAACCTTAGGTTCTCATGATGATGTGTACTAG
- a CDS encoding substrate-binding domain-containing protein translates to MAVVNLKLRRTSEKGFLVILRAKNLDEETEGFLPPLLPELELSFNQWQTAYRQIEAVRSCVAPAPGLRLTPKSVTIHSHAEHTGAVKDYLNQWLNSGDSKWRPIRDRLIAIAQQLHQSNDEIRVIIDAIDIDLRRLPWQAWNLFEEHYPQTEIALSTPKSANQQSNKLVPKSTKVRILVAVGRSDGINTKDDLKVIQDLEKHGVEVVCLIQPSRKELCEALWDEKGYHIFVFTGHSGSQEDGQIGWIELNNKESLTIEEFKEAFKQAIHKGLQLGIFNSCDGLGLANQIAQLHLPQIIIMREPVPDPVAVEFLKYFFQEFSRNNSLFTSVQKARKRLEHFKSDYPGAIWLPTICIEPNFEPLNWQGLCGVSPRILPPVKPDNSIHQPQKNIKPWLLTGLISVAIGSAAYIGWNIFLPSPPTGTFRDGGSTSYAPIRALVNEKIKKKWPQFKLIYWKHPSLPQNSGTGIKMLLEGQISFAESSRFVNDDESERATTKRIKLKQVAVAMDAIAIVVNRDLNIPGLSIDQLKDIYTHKITNWKEVGGPDIQITPYFHSGNGGSTAFLKDSILGHNQLDLPVTFVSITPTEILNLVKKSPGGIYYASAPQVINQCSVKTIPIILKNKTKVAPDKPGKMPGKNCPWEHNKINIEAIKNNTYPLSRYLFIIIKQDGQEDEKAGEFLANYLLTAEGQDLVQQAGFVRVR, encoded by the coding sequence ATGGCGGTGGTCAACTTAAAACTCAGACGCACCTCAGAAAAGGGATTTTTAGTGATTCTGAGGGCAAAGAATTTGGATGAAGAAACAGAAGGGTTTCTGCCTCCATTATTACCAGAATTAGAATTATCTTTCAATCAATGGCAGACAGCTTATCGTCAAATTGAGGCTGTGCGGTCTTGTGTTGCTCCTGCACCGGGGTTACGTCTGACACCTAAAAGTGTCACCATTCATTCTCATGCAGAACACACAGGAGCAGTCAAAGATTACCTGAATCAATGGCTCAACTCTGGGGATAGCAAGTGGCGACCAATTCGGGATAGATTAATTGCGATCGCTCAACAATTGCATCAATCAAATGATGAAATTCGTGTAATAATTGATGCCATAGATATTGATTTACGCCGCCTTCCTTGGCAAGCATGGAACTTATTTGAAGAACATTATCCCCAAACCGAAATTGCCCTGAGTACCCCCAAAAGCGCAAATCAACAGAGCAATAAACTAGTTCCCAAAAGTACAAAAGTTAGAATATTAGTTGCTGTCGGTAGAAGTGACGGCATTAATACAAAAGATGACTTAAAGGTAATTCAAGATTTAGAGAAACATGGGGTAGAAGTAGTCTGTTTAATTCAGCCTAGCCGCAAGGAATTGTGTGAAGCGCTTTGGGATGAAAAAGGCTACCATATTTTCGTCTTTACGGGACACAGTGGCAGTCAAGAAGATGGACAAATAGGTTGGATTGAACTGAACAATAAAGAGAGTTTGACTATTGAGGAGTTTAAGGAAGCTTTCAAGCAAGCTATTCATAAAGGATTGCAATTAGGAATTTTTAATTCCTGCGATGGTTTGGGATTAGCTAACCAAATTGCCCAACTACATTTACCTCAAATTATTATCATGCGGGAACCCGTCCCAGACCCCGTAGCTGTAGAGTTTTTAAAGTACTTTTTTCAAGAGTTTTCCCGTAACAACTCCCTGTTTACTTCTGTGCAAAAAGCACGTAAACGCCTAGAACATTTTAAGTCTGATTACCCAGGTGCAATTTGGTTGCCAACAATTTGTATTGAACCAAATTTTGAGCCGTTGAATTGGCAGGGATTGTGTGGAGTTTCCCCCCGAATATTGCCTCCTGTAAAGCCAGATAATTCAATTCATCAACCTCAGAAAAATATTAAGCCGTGGTTGTTAACTGGCTTAATTAGTGTAGCGATCGGTAGTGCTGCATATATTGGTTGGAATATATTCTTACCATCGCCTCCTACGGGAACATTTCGGGATGGTGGTAGTACATCATACGCACCAATTAGAGCATTAGTTAATGAGAAGATTAAAAAAAAGTGGCCTCAATTTAAATTGATATACTGGAAGCATCCTAGTCTGCCACAAAATTCGGGAACAGGAATCAAGATGTTACTAGAAGGTCAAATATCTTTTGCTGAGTCTTCAAGATTTGTAAATGATGACGAGTCTGAACGTGCGACTACGAAAAGAATAAAGTTGAAGCAGGTTGCTGTAGCAATGGATGCAATTGCGATCGTTGTTAATCGTGATTTAAATATTCCTGGTTTGAGCATAGATCAACTTAAAGATATCTATACACATAAAATCACTAACTGGAAAGAAGTTGGTGGCCCTGATATTCAAATTACACCATACTTCCATTCTGGAAACGGTGGTTCAACTGCATTTTTAAAAGATAGTATTTTAGGACATAATCAATTAGATTTACCTGTTACCTTTGTTAGTATTACTCCAACCGAAATTCTAAACCTGGTCAAAAAATCTCCTGGAGGTATTTATTATGCTTCTGCTCCTCAAGTGATTAATCAATGTAGTGTCAAAACTATACCAATTATTCTCAAGAATAAGACAAAAGTTGCTCCAGATAAACCAGGAAAAATGCCAGGTAAAAATTGTCCTTGGGAACATAATAAAATCAATATTGAAGCTATAAAAAACAATACCTATCCACTATCACGTTACTTGTTCATAATTATTAAACAAGATGGTCAAGAGGATGAAAAAGCTGGAGAATTTTTAGCCAATTATCTATTGACGGCTGAAGGGCAAGATTTAGTTCAGCAAGCTGGGTTTGTTCGGGTACGCTAA
- a CDS encoding isochorismatase, whose product MNTQTTPQLPIPSHYDPDKVGEVWRVPYQELAAAAETWAKQHNIQPASSDKTRICLLLIDVQNTFCIPGFELFVGGKSATAAVDDNRRLSEFIYRNLGLITKIVPTLDTHTATQIFHPIFWVNAAGEHPTPAATNITPGDIEQGIWKVNPAVADSVTNGNYELLEKHAYHYVKQLSQDGKYPLTVWPYHSMLGGIGHALVSSVEEAIFFHGIARQNQTQFEIKGENPLTENYSILRPEVLEDFENRPLAQKNTQLIKQLLEFDAVIIGGQAKSHCVAWTIDDLLTEIKQVDATLAQKIYLLEDCTSPVVVPGVVDYTEQADAAFTRFVEAGMHVVKSTEIGDWP is encoded by the coding sequence ATGAATACCCAAACAACACCCCAACTACCAATTCCCTCGCACTATGACCCTGATAAAGTCGGCGAAGTCTGGCGCGTACCTTACCAAGAACTTGCAGCGGCAGCCGAAACCTGGGCAAAACAACACAATATTCAACCTGCATCTTCAGATAAAACCCGCATTTGCCTACTATTAATTGATGTCCAAAATACCTTTTGCATTCCTGGATTTGAATTATTTGTAGGTGGAAAATCCGCTACTGCGGCAGTGGATGATAATCGACGATTGTCTGAATTTATCTATCGCAACTTAGGACTAATCACAAAAATTGTCCCCACCTTAGATACTCACACAGCAACGCAAATTTTTCATCCCATCTTTTGGGTGAACGCCGCCGGAGAACATCCCACTCCGGCAGCTACTAATATTACTCCTGGAGATATCGAACAAGGCATCTGGAAAGTTAACCCAGCAGTTGCTGATAGTGTTACTAATGGCAATTACGAATTATTAGAAAAACATGCTTACCATTACGTTAAGCAACTCAGTCAAGACGGTAAATATCCCCTCACAGTTTGGCCTTATCATTCAATGCTGGGTGGCATTGGTCATGCTTTAGTTTCATCAGTAGAAGAAGCAATCTTTTTTCACGGTATTGCTCGTCAAAATCAAACCCAATTTGAAATTAAAGGCGAAAATCCTTTAACAGAAAACTATTCTATTTTACGCCCAGAAGTTTTAGAAGATTTTGAAAACCGTCCACTTGCTCAAAAGAACACGCAGTTAATTAAGCAACTTTTAGAATTTGATGCTGTAATTATTGGTGGTCAAGCTAAAAGTCATTGTGTCGCCTGGACAATTGACGATTTATTAACAGAAATTAAGCAGGTAGATGCCACCCTTGCTCAAAAAATCTATTTGCTAGAAGATTGCACTTCCCCTGTTGTTGTTCCTGGTGTTGTGGACTACACAGAACAAGCAGATGCAGCGTTTACAAGATTTGTAGAGGCAGGAATGCACGTCGTGAAATCTACTGAAATTGGGGATTGGCCGTAG
- a CDS encoding LysM peptidoglycan-binding domain-containing M23 family metallopeptidase — MTLPFRQLFLCSLVSALGLVSILPNLNSASAAVGGCPTPALSRFQRHKVVRGETLESIAQRYNLIPTTIIGMNPALQNNGAMPAAGSTYATVGSVLQIPPYNGIVVEVPRGQTWRQVAAKYKVRADSLFEVNGCQQDPRIVFVPGVNWSPDGVVTKSPVTTNTGTQNRASLSGYPLPEVVTVALAYGWQINPSTGQVFFHSGVDLLAPVGTDVLAIAPGTVAFANEQGSYGKLVIINHSGGLQSRYAQLDSIKVSVGQQVKKGDLLGTVGTSGTPSASQPHLHFEVRSSSSLGWVAQDPRGYLKK; from the coding sequence ATGACTTTACCTTTTCGTCAACTATTTCTCTGTAGCTTAGTTAGCGCCTTGGGCTTAGTATCCATACTGCCAAACTTGAACAGCGCCAGTGCTGCTGTAGGTGGTTGCCCAACTCCAGCCCTATCTCGCTTCCAACGCCATAAAGTAGTTCGTGGCGAAACTTTGGAGAGCATAGCGCAGCGCTATAATCTCATTCCTACAACTATTATCGGGATGAATCCAGCTTTGCAGAACAACGGGGCGATGCCTGCGGCGGGTTCCACCTACGCCACCGTTGGCAGTGTACTGCAAATTCCTCCCTACAATGGGATTGTAGTCGAAGTGCCTCGTGGCCAAACTTGGCGGCAAGTGGCGGCAAAATACAAGGTTCGTGCTGATAGCCTTTTTGAGGTGAATGGTTGCCAACAAGACCCCAGAATAGTGTTTGTTCCGGGGGTAAATTGGTCACCCGATGGTGTTGTCACTAAGTCCCCTGTGACTACTAATACAGGTACGCAAAACCGTGCGTCTCTGTCTGGATATCCCTTGCCAGAAGTGGTAACTGTGGCATTAGCTTATGGCTGGCAAATTAATCCTAGTACAGGTCAAGTTTTCTTCCATAGCGGCGTTGATTTGTTAGCACCAGTTGGTACAGATGTGCTAGCGATCGCACCTGGAACCGTAGCCTTTGCCAATGAGCAAGGTAGTTATGGCAAACTGGTCATCATTAACCACAGTGGCGGACTCCAAAGCCGCTACGCCCAACTTGACAGTATCAAAGTCAGTGTTGGTCAGCAAGTAAAAAAAGGGGATTTACTAGGAACCGTAGGCACCAGTGGAACACCAAGCGCCAGTCAACCCCATCTCCATTTTGAAGTGCGTTCTAGTTCATCTCTAGGTTGGGTAGCCCAAGATCCCAGGGGTTATTTGAAGAAATGA
- the ispG gene encoding (E)-4-hydroxy-3-methylbut-2-enyl-diphosphate synthase produces the protein MQTLPTLDTANTTSTQPTFDTTIKRRQTRPVKVGNVTIGGGYPVVVQSMINEDTLDIDGSVAAIRRLHEIGCEIVRVTVPSMAHAKALAEIKQKLIKTYQDVPVVADVHHNGMKIALEVSKHIEKVRINPGLYVFEKPNFNRSEYTKAEFDEIGDKIRETLEPLVVSLRDQDKSMRIGVNHGSLAERMLFTYGDTPEGMVESAIEFIRICESLDFRNLVISMKASRVPVMVAAYRLMAKRMDELGMDYPLHLGVTEAGDGEYGRIKSTAGIATLLADGIGDTIRVSLTEAPEKEIPVCYSILQALGLRKTMVEYVACPSCGRTLFNLEEVLHKVREATKHLTGLDIAVMGCIVNGPGEMADADYGYVGKTPGYISLYRGREEIKKVPEDKGVEELINLIKADERWVEP, from the coding sequence ATGCAAACTCTGCCCACACTGGATACTGCAAATACTACATCAACTCAACCTACCTTTGATACAACTATCAAGCGGCGTCAAACCCGTCCTGTAAAGGTGGGAAATGTCACCATTGGGGGTGGCTACCCCGTTGTGGTGCAGTCGATGATTAATGAAGATACTCTTGATATTGATGGTTCCGTGGCTGCTATTCGTCGTCTCCACGAAATTGGCTGCGAAATTGTCCGTGTCACAGTGCCAAGTATGGCTCATGCCAAAGCTTTAGCAGAAATTAAACAAAAATTAATTAAAACTTACCAAGACGTGCCAGTTGTGGCTGATGTCCATCACAATGGCATGAAAATCGCTCTGGAAGTCTCCAAGCACATAGAGAAGGTGCGGATTAATCCGGGGTTGTATGTGTTTGAAAAGCCAAACTTTAATAGAAGCGAATATACTAAAGCCGAATTTGACGAAATTGGTGATAAAATCCGCGAAACCCTAGAACCTCTAGTAGTTTCTTTGCGCGATCAAGATAAATCGATGCGAATTGGGGTAAATCACGGTTCCCTCGCTGAGAGAATGCTATTTACCTACGGTGACACCCCTGAAGGAATGGTGGAATCAGCCATAGAATTCATCCGCATCTGTGAATCTTTGGACTTCCGCAACTTGGTAATTTCCATGAAAGCTTCACGAGTACCAGTGATGGTAGCCGCCTATCGCCTCATGGCCAAGCGCATGGATGAATTAGGTATGGATTATCCGCTACATTTAGGCGTTACCGAAGCCGGTGATGGCGAATATGGACGAATCAAATCCACCGCTGGGATTGCGACATTACTCGCTGATGGTATTGGCGACACAATTCGTGTCTCACTGACAGAAGCACCAGAAAAAGAAATTCCCGTTTGCTACAGCATTCTTCAAGCTTTGGGATTGCGGAAAACAATGGTGGAATATGTCGCCTGTCCTTCTTGTGGACGAACTTTGTTTAACTTAGAGGAAGTGCTACACAAAGTCCGGGAAGCCACTAAACACTTAACTGGTCTGGACATAGCAGTTATGGGCTGCATTGTCAATGGACCAGGAGAAATGGCAGATGCCGACTATGGTTATGTTGGCAAAACACCTGGTTACATTTCTTTATATCGTGGCAGAGAAGAAATTAAAAAAGTCCCAGAAGACAAAGGCGTAGAGGAATTAATCAATCTAATTAAGGCAGATGAACGCTGGGTAGAGCCGTAA
- a CDS encoding DUF760 domain-containing protein, translated as MVFNPDFLNDNSEEHPNQLLSDHSEEYPNQLLKYLQHQSPDVLARVAQSVSPEIKQIISQNVQGLVGMLPAENFNVQITTDRENLAGLLASAMMTGYFLRQMEQRMQLEQKL; from the coding sequence ATGGTGTTTAATCCTGACTTTTTGAATGACAACTCTGAGGAACACCCTAATCAACTTCTTTCGGATCATTCTGAAGAATACCCCAATCAATTACTCAAATATCTACAACATCAGTCTCCTGATGTTCTAGCCCGGGTCGCCCAGTCTGTCAGCCCTGAAATTAAACAAATCATCTCGCAAAATGTCCAAGGGCTAGTAGGAATGCTCCCGGCAGAAAATTTCAATGTACAAATTACAACAGATCGGGAGAACCTAGCTGGGCTTCTCGCATCGGCCATGATGACGGGTTATTTTCTGCGTCAGATGGAACAAAGGATGCAGTTAGAACAAAAGTTATGA
- the ctpC gene encoding carboxyl-terminal processing protease CtpC: MVITKNRLVLGATAVTLSTIAVTSLGIHSRGQALFKASPKALVDEVWQNIYRNYVDATFNQVDWQAVRNEYVKNKSYSNQQEAYKSIREMLKKLDDPYTRFMDPEEFKNMQVDTSGELTGIGITISQDEKTKQLVVIAPIEDTPAFKAGVLAKDVILKIDDKSTKGMDTNQAVSLIRGEAGTQVSLTIQRNGQTKQFNIKRARIEIHPVKFSQKQTPAGNLGYIRLNQFSANAGKEMQAAIKDLESKKVSGYILDLRGNPGGLLFSSIEIARMWLNKGTIVSTIDRQGEREREVANGRALTNKPLVVLVDKGSASASEILSGALQDNKRAVLVGTQTFGKGLVQSVRPLEDGSGLAVTIAKYHTPSDRDINKHGIDPDVKVDLTDAQRQDLWLNERDKLATLKDPQFAKAVEVIGKQLAAKRTATAEK, encoded by the coding sequence ATGGTGATTACAAAAAATAGGCTTGTTTTGGGTGCTACGGCAGTAACACTCTCCACGATCGCTGTTACTAGCCTTGGCATTCACTCACGAGGTCAGGCTTTATTCAAAGCAAGTCCGAAGGCATTAGTGGATGAAGTATGGCAAAATATATACCGCAATTACGTAGACGCTACTTTTAATCAGGTAGATTGGCAGGCTGTTCGTAACGAGTATGTGAAGAACAAGTCCTACAGTAATCAGCAGGAAGCTTATAAATCCATTCGGGAAATGCTCAAAAAGCTAGATGATCCCTACACCCGATTTATGGACCCAGAGGAATTCAAGAATATGCAAGTGGATACCTCTGGAGAATTAACAGGAATTGGTATCACAATCAGTCAGGATGAAAAAACGAAGCAACTGGTTGTAATTGCACCAATTGAAGATACGCCAGCCTTTAAAGCTGGTGTTTTAGCCAAAGATGTCATCCTCAAAATTGACGACAAAAGCACCAAGGGGATGGATACGAATCAGGCAGTATCTTTGATTCGAGGTGAAGCAGGAACCCAAGTCAGCCTAACGATTCAGCGAAACGGTCAGACAAAGCAATTTAATATCAAACGAGCGCGGATTGAAATTCATCCAGTTAAATTTTCTCAAAAGCAAACTCCAGCAGGTAACCTTGGCTACATTCGCCTGAATCAATTCAGCGCCAATGCTGGTAAAGAGATGCAAGCTGCTATAAAAGATTTAGAAAGCAAAAAGGTATCTGGATATATCCTCGATTTACGTGGTAATCCAGGCGGTTTATTGTTCTCCAGTATAGAAATTGCCCGGATGTGGTTGAATAAAGGCACAATCGTTTCTACCATTGACCGCCAAGGTGAGCGAGAACGAGAGGTGGCAAACGGGCGGGCGCTGACAAATAAACCGTTGGTGGTATTAGTGGATAAAGGTTCAGCCAGTGCCAGTGAAATACTCTCAGGAGCTTTGCAGGACAACAAGCGTGCAGTTTTAGTGGGTACTCAAACCTTCGGTAAGGGATTGGTGCAATCGGTACGTCCCCTAGAAGATGGTTCAGGTTTAGCAGTGACCATTGCAAAATACCACACGCCTAGCGATCGCGATATTAATAAGCATGGCATCGATCCAGATGTGAAGGTCGATTTAACTGATGCCCAGCGACAGGACTTGTGGCTCAACGAACGTGACAAACTCGCTACCCTAAAAGACCCCCAATTCGCTAAAGCAGTGGAAGTGATAGGTAAGCAACTTGCTGCTAAACGCACAGCCACAGCAGAAAAATAA
- a CDS encoding DDE transposase family protein, with amino-acid sequence MNNTQKWYIIKRSAGYCEIVSSDQIGEDDPEIIEQWGPYSSQEEAIAHRVGLIRTGKCQPV; translated from the coding sequence ATGAACAACACACAAAAATGGTATATTATCAAGCGTTCTGCTGGTTATTGCGAAATAGTCTCCAGCGACCAAATAGGGGAAGACGATCCAGAGATTATAGAACAGTGGGGGCCTTATAGTTCACAAGAAGAAGCGATCGCCCATCGTGTCGGACTAATTAGAACTGGGAAGTGCCAACCAGTTTGA
- a CDS encoding prohibitin family protein gives MSFIVSLLTNLIAILVYVNTGRISGERSRLAIRGITILIGSIALLTSISRLLVIVPPGNIGVVNLFGEVSETTLNPGVHLLNPFSKVLNFSTRLKDIKENVDATSQEGLSLNLDVSLQYKLDPQKAATVYKTIGTDETQLVISRFRSTVRAITANYPASAIYSTKRQEIAQKIDQQLTQEIPALGFIVEEALLRNVKMPDTLQAAIQNKLKTEQENQQMKFVLEKERQEAERKRIEARGIADSQKIISGGLSNQVLQLRAIEATEKLAQSNNSKIVIIGSEKGGVPIMIQSEPGISKP, from the coding sequence ATGAGCTTTATAGTCTCTCTTTTAACTAACCTGATTGCAATTCTCGTTTATGTAAACACAGGTAGGATATCTGGCGAAAGGTCACGTTTAGCAATACGGGGAATTACGATATTGATTGGTAGTATTGCACTGCTAACTTCTATTTCTAGGCTTTTGGTGATTGTCCCACCAGGCAATATTGGTGTCGTCAACTTGTTTGGTGAGGTTTCTGAAACTACTCTTAACCCTGGTGTCCACCTGCTTAACCCTTTTAGCAAGGTGCTGAATTTTTCCACTCGCCTTAAGGATATAAAGGAAAACGTAGATGCAACATCCCAAGAAGGTTTGAGCCTAAATCTTGATGTCAGCCTTCAGTACAAGCTCGATCCCCAGAAGGCGGCTACAGTATATAAAACAATTGGAACTGACGAAACACAACTGGTGATTTCCCGATTCCGCTCTACTGTTCGTGCCATCACGGCAAACTACCCAGCCAGTGCTATTTACTCTACCAAACGCCAAGAAATCGCCCAAAAAATTGACCAACAACTCACTCAGGAGATACCTGCTTTGGGTTTCATTGTTGAGGAAGCTCTTTTACGAAACGTTAAAATGCCTGATACTTTACAAGCTGCAATTCAAAACAAACTCAAAACAGAGCAAGAAAATCAGCAGATGAAATTTGTCTTAGAAAAAGAGCGTCAAGAGGCAGAACGAAAGCGTATTGAAGCGCGAGGTATAGCTGATTCCCAAAAAATTATCTCTGGTGGACTTAGCAACCAAGTGCTGCAATTACGGGCAATTGAAGCCACAGAAAAGTTAGCTCAATCTAATAATTCTAAAATTGTAATTATCGGTTCTGAAAAAGGTGGAGTGCCTATTATGATCCAGTCAGAACCAGGAATCTCAAAGCCGTAA
- a CDS encoding DUF4058 family protein encodes MPSPFPGMNPYLENPELWAEVQSWLVIAIADAIAPQLRPKYRVAVEKRVYQMIDENSILIGIPDVTIGRSLTNTDKEKFNIAVASPPAKPITVNLPIPEEVREGYLEVREVGTGEVVVTIEVLSPKNKRSGEGRKAYESKRQQILSTFTHLIEIDLLRGGEPMPILGNQIKSDYRILVSRSESRPKAELYPFGLQEQIPTFLLPLGRGDTEPLVDLQALIHGVYERAGFDLAVDYTCEPVPPFFEADAIWANELLQQQGLH; translated from the coding sequence ATGCCTTCACCGTTTCCAGGGATGAACCCCTACCTAGAAAATCCTGAACTGTGGGCTGAAGTTCAGAGTTGGTTAGTTATTGCGATCGCAGATGCAATTGCTCCTCAACTACGACCGAAATATCGAGTGGCAGTCGAAAAAAGAGTATACCAAATGATAGATGAAAATTCTATTCTTATTGGTATTCCCGATGTGACCATAGGACGTTCTCTAACAAACACAGATAAAGAAAAATTTAATATTGCAGTAGCTTCACCACCTGCAAAACCAATAACTGTTAATCTTCCCATACCAGAAGAGGTGCGAGAAGGATACCTAGAGGTGCGGGAAGTTGGAACAGGGGAAGTTGTGGTTACAATTGAGGTTTTATCTCCAAAAAATAAGCGTTCTGGAGAAGGAAGAAAGGCATACGAAAGCAAGCGCCAGCAAATATTAAGTACCTTCACTCATCTGATTGAAATAGATTTGTTGCGTGGTGGCGAACCAATGCCAATCTTGGGTAATCAAATTAAGTCAGATTATCGGATTTTGGTAAGTCGCAGCGAATCTCGCCCCAAAGCAGAATTATATCCCTTTGGACTACAAGAGCAGATTCCAACTTTTTTGTTACCTCTAGGTCGGGGTGATACAGAACCGTTAGTAGATTTACAAGCATTGATACACGGAGTATACGAACGCGCCGGATTTGATTTGGCTGTAGACTACACTTGTGAACCAGTTCCGCCTTTTTTTGAAGCTGATGCAATTTGGGCGAATGAATTATTGCAACAGCAAGGATTACATTAA
- a CDS encoding HhoA/HhoB/HtrA family serine endopeptidase — MKLSLKQLAVYLFLLVIGGGAGLFGSRYLLPQSRSFQQLKNVTMALPPESVVPSSPNGAIGIPGGDNVNFIATAVQKVGPAVVRINATRKVANPISDALKNPLLRRFFGEDEQPIPQERIERGTGSGFILSEDGQLLTNAHVVADTDTVLVTLKDGRTLEGKVVGVDSMTDVAVVKIKANHLPTVKLGNSQNLIPGQWAIAIGNPLGLDNTVTIGIISATDRTSAQVGVPDKRVTFIQTDAAINPGNSGGPLLNAQGEVIGINTAIRADAQGLGFAIPIETAARIANELFTKGRVEHPFLGIDMADLSPSRKQQINQENQLNIQQEVGVVIKGVTEDSPAKRGGLLPGDVIQKVNGQPVKTSAQVQKLVESSKVGDILAMEVNRSGKIQTFKVQSGTYPKK; from the coding sequence ATGAAGTTATCTTTAAAGCAACTGGCCGTTTATCTGTTTTTACTGGTGATCGGCGGTGGTGCAGGTTTGTTTGGCAGTCGTTATCTGCTGCCACAAAGTCGCTCGTTCCAACAGTTAAAAAATGTAACGATGGCTTTGCCTCCAGAATCAGTGGTTCCGAGTTCTCCTAATGGAGCGATCGGGATTCCTGGGGGCGATAATGTAAATTTTATTGCAACGGCAGTGCAGAAAGTTGGCCCCGCTGTGGTGCGAATTAATGCCACCCGCAAAGTAGCCAATCCCATTTCTGATGCTTTGAAAAATCCCCTCTTGCGGCGATTCTTTGGAGAAGATGAGCAACCAATTCCCCAAGAACGCATTGAACGCGGTACAGGATCGGGATTTATTTTGAGCGAAGATGGACAATTACTTACCAACGCTCATGTAGTAGCCGATACAGATACGGTACTAGTTACCCTCAAGGATGGTCGGACTTTAGAGGGTAAGGTGGTGGGAGTTGATTCGATGACTGATGTGGCGGTAGTGAAAATCAAAGCGAATCATCTACCGACGGTGAAGCTGGGAAATTCCCAAAACTTGATACCAGGACAGTGGGCGATCGCTATTGGCAATCCTCTGGGTTTAGATAACACTGTCACCATTGGCATCATCAGCGCTACAGACCGCACTAGCGCTCAAGTTGGTGTCCCAGATAAGCGAGTTACTTTCATCCAAACTGATGCTGCAATTAACCCCGGCAATTCCGGCGGCCCTTTGTTAAACGCTCAAGGCGAAGTGATTGGTATTAACACTGCCATCCGCGCTGATGCTCAAGGACTCGGCTTTGCCATTCCCATTGAAACCGCCGCCCGCATTGCCAATGAACTTTTTACCAAAGGGCGTGTAGAACATCCCTTCTTGGGTATTGACATGGCAGACCTTTCTCCTAGCAGAAAGCAGCAGATTAATCAAGAAAATCAGCTGAATATTCAGCAGGAAGTGGGGGTTGTGATTAAAGGAGTAACAGAGGACTCTCCAGCCAAGCGGGGAGGACTTCTTCCTGGAGACGTGATTCAAAAAGTCAACGGTCAGCCAGTCAAAACCTCAGCCCAAGTACAGAAGCTGGTAGAGTCCAGCAAAGTCGGGGATATTTTAGCGATGGAAGTCAACCGCAGCGGTAAAATTCAAACCTTCAAAGTGCAATCAGGAACTTACCCCAAAAAATAG